One window from the genome of Rhabdothermincola sediminis encodes:
- a CDS encoding PRC-barrel domain-containing protein → MSQFRVGAVVRGPQGELGKVDALIVDPTSRRVTHLVVLRHRLGPRVLVPERAVLDATPEVVSVSLDDAGVEQCDQFDEPSYDRPDPAVTYDELALDPGSYFLEPYVSPIEGWALAEHERIPKGEVSIRRGDDVVASDGSRLGQVDEFLVDPADGHITHIVLRQGHVFRHDDDVLIPVGSARFDEGQVVLDLDAAAVDALPKIPVQRHRHVETDRARE, encoded by the coding sequence GTGAGCCAGTTCCGCGTCGGTGCGGTGGTGCGAGGCCCCCAGGGTGAGCTGGGCAAGGTCGACGCCCTGATCGTCGATCCGACCAGCCGCCGGGTCACGCACCTCGTGGTGCTGCGCCACCGCCTCGGTCCGCGGGTGCTGGTGCCCGAGCGCGCGGTCCTCGACGCGACGCCTGAGGTCGTGTCGGTCAGCCTGGACGACGCCGGGGTCGAGCAGTGCGACCAGTTCGACGAGCCCAGCTACGACCGGCCCGATCCGGCGGTCACGTACGACGAGCTGGCGCTGGATCCTGGCTCCTACTTCCTCGAGCCGTACGTGTCCCCCATCGAGGGTTGGGCCCTCGCCGAGCACGAGCGCATCCCGAAGGGTGAGGTGTCGATCAGGCGCGGCGACGACGTCGTCGCGTCCGACGGGTCGAGGCTCGGGCAGGTCGACGAGTTCCTCGTGGATCCGGCCGACGGGCACATCACGCACATCGTCCTGCGCCAGGGTCACGTCTTCCGCCACGACGACGACGTGCTGATCCCCGTGGGCTCGGCCCGTTTCGACGAGGGTCAAGTGGTGCTGGACCTGGACGCGGCCGCGGTGGACGCTCTCCCGAAGATCCCCGTCCAGCGGCATCGCCACGTGGAGACAGATCGAGCACGAGAGTGA
- a CDS encoding PIG-L deacetylase family protein, with amino-acid sequence MRPADLHVPDGSGASEALARTTDLGVVAHPDDLELLAMAAIGQCAADEHRWFTGIVCTDGAGSTRSGQAAGLTDRELIAARREEQIRAADLGGYSAVALLGRPSGHVRSPDGFESLVGELAALLEQTRPVNVYTHNLADKHPTHVAVGCAVVRAIRSLAPQQRPARLVGCEGWRDLDWLDDHEKVRLDVTPFAELAEGLVAVFRTQIEGGKRFDLAAAGRRRANAVFDDPREPDACDEVTVAMDLAPLIVNDDLDPVAYVTSAIDRFRADVDRRLRQYFA; translated from the coding sequence GTGAGGCCCGCCGACCTCCACGTCCCCGACGGCTCCGGCGCGTCCGAGGCGCTCGCTCGCACGACCGACCTCGGTGTCGTCGCCCATCCGGACGATCTCGAGCTACTGGCCATGGCGGCCATCGGCCAGTGCGCGGCGGACGAGCACCGGTGGTTCACGGGCATCGTGTGCACCGACGGCGCTGGCTCGACGCGATCGGGCCAGGCGGCGGGGTTGACCGACCGCGAGCTCATCGCGGCGCGGCGCGAGGAGCAGATCCGCGCCGCCGACCTCGGCGGCTACTCCGCCGTCGCCCTCCTCGGCCGTCCGAGCGGTCACGTGCGCTCACCGGACGGGTTCGAGTCGCTGGTCGGCGAGCTGGCGGCGCTGCTGGAGCAGACCCGCCCGGTCAACGTGTACACGCACAACCTCGCCGACAAGCACCCCACCCACGTGGCGGTCGGGTGTGCCGTGGTGCGCGCCATTCGCTCACTGGCACCGCAGCAGCGGCCGGCGCGCCTGGTGGGCTGCGAGGGATGGCGTGATCTCGACTGGCTCGACGACCACGAGAAGGTCCGGCTCGATGTCACCCCGTTCGCGGAGCTCGCCGAGGGTCTGGTGGCCGTGTTCCGCACCCAGATCGAGGGTGGGAAGCGCTTCGATCTGGCCGCGGCGGGTCGGAGGCGGGCAAATGCGGTGTTCGACGATCCCCGGGAGCCCGATGCCTGCGACGAGGTGACTGTGGCGATGGACCTCGCGCCGCTGATCGTGAACGACGATCTCGACCCAGTCGCCTACGTCACCAGCGCGATCGACCGGTTCCGTGCCGACGTCGATCGCAGACTTCGGCAGTACTTCGCCTGA
- a CDS encoding histidine phosphatase family protein, which translates to MEDGRPEVYLVRHGATDWSVSGRHTGRTDLPLNDTGRGQADGVAHLLAGRPFALVLVSPLRRAQETCAAAGYLDRAVTTTDLREWDYGDYEGLTTAEIRQRVPGWTVWTGPIPGGERLEDVAERARRVIDRALGAGGDVALFAHGHILRVLAACWCELPPREGRRFPLETATLSVLGWEHEHRGVRLWNRPSSRKT; encoded by the coding sequence ATGGAAGACGGCCGCCCCGAGGTGTACCTGGTCCGGCACGGCGCGACCGACTGGAGCGTGAGTGGCCGCCACACCGGCCGCACCGACCTCCCACTCAACGACACCGGGCGCGGCCAAGCCGACGGCGTCGCCCATCTGCTCGCCGGGCGACCGTTCGCCCTGGTACTCGTGAGCCCGCTCCGCCGGGCGCAGGAGACCTGCGCCGCGGCGGGCTACCTGGACCGAGCGGTCACCACGACGGACCTTCGCGAATGGGACTACGGAGACTACGAGGGCCTGACCACGGCCGAGATCCGCCAGCGCGTACCCGGCTGGACCGTCTGGACCGGGCCCATCCCCGGTGGTGAACGCCTCGAGGACGTCGCCGAGCGGGCCCGACGGGTGATCGACCGCGCGCTCGGCGCCGGCGGAGACGTGGCGCTCTTCGCCCACGGTCACATCTTGCGGGTGCTCGCCGCCTGCTGGTGCGAGCTCCCGCCGCGGGAGGGGCGACGCTTCCCACTCGAGACCGCGACGTTGTCGGTCCTCGGTTGGGAGCACGAGCATCGGGGGGTGCGACTCTGGAACCGTCCCTCGTCCCGAAAGACCTGA
- the zwf gene encoding glucose-6-phosphate dehydrogenase has protein sequence MPRGEPDANRPRSDALVMFGASGDLAHKKLFPAIYRLAARGLLDVPVIGVALDRWTDDDLRARAEQAVREQGGHWNQAVFDRLASFMRYVSGDYQDPDTFARLRAAVGGARHPIFHLAIPPSMFATVASSLAAAGLAEGARLIVEKPFGRDLASAIELNDILHEHFPESAIFRIDHFIGKESMRNLLITRFTNTILEPLWNRSYVRSVKITMAEAFGVEDRGGFYDGVGALRDVMQNHLLQMVALVAMEQPVNESSRALRDEKAKALAAARPVDPGHYVRGQYEGYLEVDGVRPGSDTETFGAFRLDIDSPRWHGVPFFLRAGKALAETVTEMTVELHSPPVPLWMPRHKDELPPNTIRIEVKPNSFTAVTMLQKVPGEQMTPRPITIAPPEQLWTDVGPEPYELLIEEAMAGDPTLFAREDSIEESWRIVEPILTHRPPTAVYPRGSWGPPAAEALVHGYGRWPGEPPAASR, from the coding sequence TCCCGGCCATCTACCGCCTGGCTGCCCGGGGCCTGCTCGACGTCCCGGTCATCGGGGTCGCCCTCGACCGCTGGACCGACGACGACCTGCGGGCACGCGCCGAGCAGGCCGTGCGTGAGCAGGGTGGGCACTGGAACCAGGCCGTGTTCGACCGCCTTGCCTCCTTCATGCGATACGTGTCCGGCGACTACCAGGATCCCGACACGTTCGCCCGGCTCCGCGCGGCCGTCGGCGGTGCCCGCCACCCCATCTTCCACCTCGCGATCCCTCCTTCGATGTTCGCCACCGTGGCCAGCAGCCTCGCTGCTGCGGGGCTCGCCGAGGGGGCGCGGCTCATCGTCGAGAAGCCCTTCGGGCGCGACCTCGCCAGCGCCATCGAGCTCAACGACATCCTGCACGAGCATTTCCCGGAGAGCGCGATCTTCCGGATCGACCACTTCATCGGCAAGGAGTCGATGCGCAACCTGCTCATAACTCGCTTCACCAACACCATCCTCGAACCGCTGTGGAACCGGTCGTACGTCCGGTCGGTGAAGATCACCATGGCCGAGGCGTTCGGGGTGGAGGACCGGGGTGGGTTCTACGACGGCGTGGGCGCACTACGCGACGTGATGCAGAACCACCTGCTGCAGATGGTCGCGCTGGTGGCCATGGAACAGCCCGTGAACGAGAGCAGCCGCGCGTTGCGCGACGAGAAGGCCAAGGCCCTCGCCGCGGCTCGCCCCGTGGATCCCGGCCACTACGTCCGCGGCCAGTACGAGGGCTATCTCGAGGTGGATGGCGTTCGACCGGGATCCGACACCGAGACCTTCGGTGCGTTCCGGCTCGACATCGACTCGCCCCGCTGGCACGGGGTGCCGTTCTTCCTGCGCGCCGGGAAGGCGTTGGCCGAGACCGTCACCGAGATGACCGTGGAGCTGCACTCGCCCCCGGTGCCCTTGTGGATGCCGCGCCACAAAGACGAGCTGCCGCCGAACACCATCCGCATCGAGGTGAAGCCCAACAGCTTCACCGCGGTCACGATGCTCCAGAAGGTGCCCGGCGAGCAGATGACCCCCCGACCGATCACCATCGCGCCGCCCGAGCAGCTGTGGACCGACGTCGGCCCCGAGCCGTACGAGTTGCTCATCGAGGAGGCGATGGCGGGAGACCCGACGCTGTTCGCCCGGGAGGACTCCATCGAGGAGTCCTGGCGGATCGTGGAGCCGATCCTGACCCACCGCCCACCGACCGCGGTGTACCCGCGGGGGTCGTGGGGACCGCCGGCAGCCGAGGCGCTGGTACACGGGTACGGCCGCTGGCCGGGGGAGCCGCCGGCGGCGTCGCGCTGA